One region of Micromonospora nigra genomic DNA includes:
- a CDS encoding helix-turn-helix domain-containing protein, translating to MKKLLRRWRSRAGNSTISASYLWMLRRGERDNPTKRHLESLASFFDVSPAYFFDDAKSRAIADELALVKLLADAGVTRVATRLGGLSPKSLSHIADIVEHVRAIEGLDTSPRRPTDRESGN from the coding sequence ATGAAGAAGTTGCTGCGGCGATGGCGAAGTCGGGCAGGGAACTCAACGATCTCCGCAAGTTACCTGTGGATGCTGCGACGCGGCGAGCGCGACAACCCGACAAAACGTCACCTGGAATCTCTGGCGAGCTTCTTCGACGTCTCACCGGCCTACTTTTTCGACGACGCGAAATCGCGCGCCATCGCTGACGAACTGGCCCTAGTCAAACTGCTTGCTGACGCAGGGGTTACCCGAGTCGCAACACGGCTGGGCGGCCTATCGCCGAAGAGTCTGAGTCATATCGCCGACATTGTGGAGCATGTTCGCGCTATCGAAGGGCTCGACACCTCTCCCCGGCGACCGACGGATCGAGAGTCCGGAAACTGA
- a CDS encoding carbon-nitrogen hydrolase family protein, giving the protein MDAITIAVAQPMVTCEPAANGSITRVLMREAHERGARLLHFPEGALTGYAGQAKGHFAGWAIDWTPVRAQLDEIAELAGELNLWVVLGGNHRLTGSHRPHNSLYVISNRGEIVDRYDKRYLSHAEVTDFYSPGFEPVVIDVPGFRFGLALCIEINFAEVFLDYLHRDVDCVLLSSFSQDPVFGVIAQGYAAGNCQWISVSVPAQCSLAMPSGVVGPDGTWLGRCASDGRSGLVCVDLDRHAPELNVALKAARPWRATARAGVIYEQRRVQDPRSSDRTAS; this is encoded by the coding sequence GTGGATGCCATAACGATCGCCGTTGCTCAACCGATGGTGACTTGCGAGCCCGCTGCGAACGGATCAATTACGCGCGTACTCATGCGCGAGGCGCATGAGCGGGGAGCACGCCTGCTGCATTTTCCCGAGGGAGCACTCACCGGCTACGCCGGGCAGGCGAAGGGGCACTTTGCCGGCTGGGCCATCGACTGGACGCCCGTACGGGCGCAGCTCGACGAGATCGCTGAACTCGCGGGTGAGCTCAATCTATGGGTCGTACTGGGCGGCAACCACCGCCTGACTGGCTCCCATCGCCCGCACAACAGCCTGTATGTGATCTCCAACCGGGGAGAGATCGTTGATCGTTACGACAAGCGGTACCTCTCCCACGCCGAGGTGACCGATTTCTATTCGCCCGGCTTCGAGCCGGTGGTCATCGATGTGCCCGGCTTCCGTTTCGGCTTGGCGCTCTGTATCGAGATCAATTTTGCGGAGGTGTTCCTCGACTACCTGCATCGTGACGTGGACTGCGTGCTGCTTTCCTCCTTCTCCCAGGACCCGGTGTTCGGCGTGATCGCCCAGGGTTACGCCGCAGGCAACTGTCAGTGGATCAGCGTTTCGGTGCCCGCCCAGTGCAGCCTGGCCATGCCAAGCGGAGTCGTGGGCCCGGACGGCACCTGGCTAGGGCGGTGCGCCTCCGACGGTCGCAGTGGATTGGTGTGTGTCGACCTTGACCGGCATGCGCCGGAGCTGAATGTGGCTCTTAAGGCCGCCCGACCCTGGCGCGCCACCGCCCGCGCCGGGGTGATCTACGAACAGCGCCGCGTGCAGGACCCGCGCAGCAGCGATCGCACAGCGTCGTAG